A portion of the Scylla paramamosain isolate STU-SP2022 chromosome 32, ASM3559412v1, whole genome shotgun sequence genome contains these proteins:
- the LOC135089225 gene encoding uncharacterized protein LOC135089225, with the protein MDKKQTAVAMKLLKEAVKPVIKSKTLQDTVAYIDEALEYFAHDRDTQMYMTLFFDFMQDVYEGKQAERVDKIVRGFITDNSDEVTARTMRSMWDYLAEPVDRYFFDTMRSYFVRPISKAMNSFAERIGTWMGNDNALPHSPYPPHTSWSKTVKNYARKFSDMSRQARQSLAFAADVLQGTGSGPLLPQLFVDASL; encoded by the exons ATGGACAAGAAACAAACCGCAGTGGCCATGAAGCTCTTGAAGGAAGCCGTGAAGCCCGTGATCAAGAGTAAGACCCTGCAGGACACCGTAGCCTACATCGACGAAGCTCTCGAGTACTTCGCTCACGACAGGGACACTCAGATGTACATGACTCTCTTCTTCGACTTCATGCAGGACGTGTATGAGGGCAAGCAGGCTGAGCGCGTGGACAAGATCGTGCGTGGCTTCATCACCGACAACAGCGACGAG GTTACCGCTCGCACCATGCGCAGCATGTGGGACTACCTGGCAGAGCCCGTCGACCGCTACTTCTTCGACACCATGAGGAGCTATTTTGTCAGGCCAATCAGCAAAGCCATGAACTCCTTCGCTGAGAGGATTGGCACCTGGATGGGCAACGACAAtgccctcccccattccccctaTCCTCCCCacaccag CTGGAGCAAGACTGTCAAGAACTACGCCCGCAAATTCTCTGACATGAGCAGACAAGCCCGACAGAGCCTAGCCTTTGCCGCCGACGTGCTCCAAGGAACAGGATCAGGCCCGCTACTCCCACAACTCTTCGTAGATGCTTCACTCTAG